The proteins below are encoded in one region of Apium graveolens cultivar Ventura chromosome 4, ASM990537v1, whole genome shotgun sequence:
- the LOC141716610 gene encoding uncharacterized protein LOC141716610 produces the protein MSFSAYNDALKGLGTAFKLKKKAYVAGSGSNPPPEEGSQNNAVSRPDFGEEDWGPKKDAKVEAGDEFENLEEIEPLGDVPEVDVIRRRKRLRSVGTKPPRSEKAQVVSGSESGRDKGKGLEEERPARSGPGLDERVARFMAEIPSQAEWKDMNASGFDATMKECTRLWGQLGGYMAGAAAMSYSDLKHARATIANKDAELAELKDQISVKDTSLSGLNNHLNDVTVRVENAEKEVADLKSELAELRMQISAARPESEVIEDFKKSAEYDRALANAGAPEI, from the exons ATGTCTTTTTCGGCGTACAATGATGCTTTGAAGGGCTTGGGGACTGCCTTCAAGCTGAAGAAGAAGGCATATGTTGCTGGGTCCGGATCCAATCCACCCCCGGAGGAAGGCTCTCAAAACAATGCTGTTTCGAGGCCGGATTTTGGTGAGGAAGATTGGGGTCCGAAGAAGGATGCTAAAGTTGAGGCTGGTGATGAGTTCGAGAATCTGGAGGAGATCGAACCCTTGGGAGATGTTCCTGAAGTTGACGTTATCCGAAGGAGGAAAAGGCTCCGGAGTGTGGGGACGAAGCCTCCCAGGTCGGAGAAGGCTCAAGTTGTTTCTGGTTCTGAGTCCGGGAGGGATAAGGGGAAGGGATTGGAAGAAGAGCGTCCAGCAAGGAGTGGTCCGGGGCTCGATGAAAGAGTCGCTCGTTTCATGGCTGAAATTCCTTCGCAGGCTGAGTGGAAGGATATGAACGCCTCCGGATTCGATGCCACTATGAAAGAGTGTACTCGTCTTTGGGGCCAG CTTGGCGGTTATATGGCGGGAGCTGCTGCTATGTCGTATAGTGATCTGAAGCATGCCCGGGCCACTATTGCTAATAAGGATGCAGAACTTGCTGAATTGAAGGACCAGATTTCTGTGAAGGACACTTCTTTGTCCGGGCTGAACAACCATCTTAATGATGTGACAGTCCGGGTTGAAAATGCTGAAAAGGAAGTTGCTGACCTGAAGTCTGAACTGGCTGAGCTCCGGATGCAGATTTCGGCTGCGAGGCCGGAGTCTGAAGTTATCGAAGATTTCAAGAAGTCTGCGGAGTATGATCGGGCTCTTGCGAATGCCGGTGCTCCAGAGATTTGA